The genomic segment GCTCCCCGGTTCCCGCCAGAACGCCGAGAACTACGTCCTGACCGTCGTCGAAGAGCTGCGCGAGAAGTACGAGCCCCAGCGCGTCTACCTGATGGGCTTCAGCCAGGGCGCCGGGATGACCTACGACATCGCCCTGAAAAACCCCGAAATCTTCGACGGCGCCCTGCCTTTCGGCGGTTGGTTGGATACCGAGGAGATGGGCCTGACCGAGGCCGACCTCGAAGCCGCCGCCGACCTGCCCTTCTTCATCTGCCACGGTGAAGAAGACAGCTCCGTGCCCTTCGAGGCCGGACAGAGCGCCAGTGAACTCCTCGAGGGCTTGGGCTACGACGTATCCTTCCACGCCTTCGCGGGCGGCCATTTCGTCCCCGAAGACGCCGTCACCGCCGCCGTCGAATGGATCAAGAGCCTGGAAGAATAACACCGCCCCTAACGCAGACGACCCACCGAGATGCGGGGGCGAACCCAAGGGTCCGCCCCCTTCGGCTGTCCCTCGACGCCGGCTCCCGGCTTGAAGCAGGGCCCGGCGCGCGTTCTTGCCCGGCTGGACCAACCGGTCCAGCCGGAACGCAAGAACCGTGACGGGCCCGGGGGAAGCGCCGTAAGCCCACCCTCAGGACTCGACGCCGATGCCGGGTGCTGAAGCCTTTCGCCGGAAAAACTGGAAACCGTTAACCTAAAGGGGCTATGCTGATAAGCAGCCCCATAGACCCTACCCCGCAGACACACCCCGAGGAGAACCCATGCGCAAGCTCACCCTCTGCCTGCTGGCCGTCGCCCTGGCCGCCGCGGCCGCGCCCCAGGTCAGCTCCTTCTACGACCCCGCAGCCGATGACTGGATCACCTACGCCGCCGACGCCGACGGCTATGTCTACCGTATCACCAGTGACAGCATCCGCGACGTCGGCCCGATCCCCGGCCCCGGTCCCCACGATCTCAGCGCCTTCTACGACGTCGACTACGACGACTACATCATCTACGGCATCGATGCCGACGGCGTCTTCTACAAGTGGGGCGGCGGAGCCTTCGAGCGCTCCGGCGCCTTCCCCGGCCCCGGACCCTACTCCCTCTCCGTTTTCTACGACATCGCCGCCGACGACTACATCATCTACGGCATCGACGCCGACGGCGCCATCTACCGCTACTACCAGGGCGAGGTCTACGAGCTGGCCACCCTGCCGTAGGCTTGTCAACCAGCGTTCGTTTAACTGCTGCGCAAGGGCGGACCCAACGGTCCGCCCAGTATCTTCCACCAAGCTCGACAAGACTAGAGCTCGACAAGACTAGGGCTCGACCCCTTCGTTGAGCAGGGTGAAGTAACGGGTATAGACGTAGATACGGTTGCGCCGCCGCCCGGTTATTTCCTGTATCAGGCCTTCTTTTACCAACAACTCGAAGGAACTGTAGATGGTGGGGTAAGCCAATTCAGTCATCTCGGCTGCTTTGGCGCCGGTTAAATACGGCTGTCTCAGAAAAGCTTGATGCAGAAGATGGCAGGAGTGTCGATTCCCTGCTGTTCTTTTCAGGTGTTCTTGATCCTCAGCGAACAACTCAAGGGAGAGGCGCACCGTTTCTACGACTCGTTGCGCTGTTTCCTTGATGCCGGTTAGGAAAAACTCAAGCCAGCTTTCCCAATCTCCGGTTGTCCGAAGCTGTTGAAGCAGGGCGTAATAAACCTCGCGGTTGTGTTTCAGATACAGACTCAGATAAAGGAAAGGTTCTTCTAGTACTCCCTCGGCGCATAACAGCAGGGTGATAAACTGGCGGCCCAAACGACCATTGCCGTCGAGGAAAGGGTGGATGGTCTCGAAACGGGCGTGGACCAGAGCGATCCGTACCAACAGCGGCAACTCGTCGGCCGATTGATGGTAGAAGGCTTCAAGTTCGCTTATTAGCCGTCCGATTTCGTCGGATGGCGGAGGAACGTAAATGGCATTGCCGGGACGTGTCCCACCAATCCAGTTCTGGCTGCGGCGGAACTCACCGGGGTTTTTTGTGCTGCCCCGTCCCTCAGCCAACAGTACTCCATGTACTTCCTTCATTAAGCGGCTGCTAAAAGGAAAGCCACTCCGAATACGTTCCAGTCCGTAGTTGATGGCCTTAACATAAGTGGAGGCTTCAGTAATATCGTCGAGGGGCGCGGTTGATTCTCTATCCAATTCAAAAAGCAACAGGTCCGTCAAGGTACTCTGCGAACCCTCTATCTGTGCGGATAGAACGGCTTCCTTGCGAAGGTACAAGTAGATAAAGAAGGAGGTGTCGGGCAGGTAGGGCGCGTTTAGCGTCATTCCGTCCAGGCGTCCCAAGGCTCGGTTGGCTCGTTCGAGCAGCAACTGAAGCCGGGGTTCCTCCAGCAGCAGGGGCGGTTGGGGTGGTAGCGGCGCGGGGATAAAAGCCAGAAAGCTCTCCCCTGGAATATGATTGGTACGGTATTCACCGACCTCGGTACGTTTCATGTCCCCCCATAGGTAAAGCAACTTAAATAAGCCGTTAGCTTATTTAAATATTATCCTATTTTATTAATAAGGTCAAGCGGGGAGGGGGAAACCTAGAGGCCGGCTTCTTCGAGGAGTTCCTCGCGGCGGTGCAGGCTGAGGGCCTCGATCAGCTCGTCGAGGTCGCCCTGCATCACCTTATCGAGGGAGTAGAGGGAGAGGTTGATGCGGTGGTCGGTGAGGCGGTTCTGGGGGAAGTTGTAGGTGCGGATGCGCTCGGAGCGGTCGCCGGAGCCGATCATCTGCTTGCGCTCGGCGGCGCGTTCGGCCTCGGCCTGCTGTCGCTCGTGGTCGAGGAGGCGGGCGGCCAGCACGCGCAGGGCTTTGGCCTTGTTCTTGTGCTGGGATTTTTCGTCCTGGCAGGAGACGACCAGGCCGGTGGGCAGGTGGGTGATGCGCACGGCGGAATCCGTGGTGTTGACGGACTGGCCGCCGGGTCCGCTGGAGCGATAGACGTCGATGCGCAGGTCCTCGCTCTTGATATTCACCTCGACCTGCTCGGCCTCGGGCAGGACGGCGACGGTGACGGCGGAGGTGTGGATACGGCCCTGGCTCTCGGTGACGGGGACGCGTTGAACGCGGTGGACGCCGCCCTCGAAGCGCAGGTGGCCGAAGGCGCCCCGGCCCTCGACGGCGAAGGTGATCTCGCGCATTCCGCCGACCTCGGTGGGGTTGGAGTCCATCACCTCGATGTTCCAACCCTGATGCTCGGCGTAGCGGGAGTACATCCGGAAGAGGTCGGCGGTGAAGAGGGTGGCCTCGTCGCCGCCGGTACCGGCGCGGATCTCGACGATGGCCTTGCGCTCCTCGGCCTCGTCCCGGGGCAGCAGCGCCAGCCGCAGCTCCTTCTCCATCCCGGCGAGTTCTTCCTTGAGCTCGTCGAGTTCCATCTCGGCCAGCTCGACGAGTTCCGGGTCCTCGCCGGCGGCGATGACGGCTTCATCGTCAGCGATGCGGGCGGCGAGTTCGCGGTAGCGGGGCAGGGCCTCGACGACGGGCTGGAGGTGGGATTGCTCACGGCCCAGCTCGGCGGCGCGGCGCTGGTCGGCGTAGACGGCGGAGTCCGACAGCAGCCGGGTCAGCTCGTCGTAGCGCTCCT from the Candidatus Coatesbacteria bacterium genome contains:
- a CDS encoding Fic family protein; translated protein: MKRTEVGEYRTNHIPGESFLAFIPAPLPPQPPLLLEEPRLQLLLERANRALGRLDGMTLNAPYLPDTSFFIYLYLRKEAVLSAQIEGSQSTLTDLLLFELDRESTAPLDDITEASTYVKAINYGLERIRSGFPFSSRLMKEVHGVLLAEGRGSTKNPGEFRRSQNWIGGTRPGNAIYVPPPSDEIGRLISELEAFYHQSADELPLLVRIALVHARFETIHPFLDGNGRLGRQFITLLLCAEGVLEEPFLYLSLYLKHNREVYYALLQQLRTTGDWESWLEFFLTGIKETAQRVVETVRLSLELFAEDQEHLKRTAGNRHSCHLLHQAFLRQPYLTGAKAAEMTELAYPTIYSSFELLVKEGLIQEITGRRRNRIYVYTRYFTLLNEGVEP
- the prfA gene encoding peptide chain release factor 1 is translated as MALLEKLEKIKERYDELTRLLSDSAVYADQRRAAELGREQSHLQPVVEALPRYRELAARIADDEAVIAAGEDPELVELAEMELDELKEELAGMEKELRLALLPRDEAEERKAIVEIRAGTGGDEATLFTADLFRMYSRYAEHQGWNIEVMDSNPTEVGGMREITFAVEGRGAFGHLRFEGGVHRVQRVPVTESQGRIHTSAVTVAVLPEAEQVEVNIKSEDLRIDVYRSSGPGGQSVNTTDSAVRITHLPTGLVVSCQDEKSQHKNKAKALRVLAARLLDHERQQAEAERAAERKQMIGSGDRSERIRTYNFPQNRLTDHRINLSLYSLDKVMQGDLDELIEALSLHRREELLEEAGL